The Nycticebus coucang isolate mNycCou1 chromosome 5, mNycCou1.pri, whole genome shotgun sequence genome window below encodes:
- the LOC128586463 gene encoding late cornified envelope protein 3B-like, with protein sequence MSCQQSQQQCQPPPKCPSPKCPPKSPAQCLPPATSCCAPSPGACPTPSSEGGCCLSHHRCHGRSHRCRPQSSDSCDGGSGQQGGGCC encoded by the coding sequence ATGTCCTGCCAGCAGAGCCAGCAGCAGTGCCAGCCCCCACCCAAGTGCCCCTCACCCAAGTGTCCCCCGAAGAGCCCAGCACAGTGTCTGCCCCCAGCCACCTCCTGCTGTGCTCCAAGCCCTGgggcctgccccacccccagctctgagGGTGGCTGCTGCCTGAGCCATCACAGGTGCCATGGCAGGTCCCACCGATGCCGGCCCCAGAGCTCTGACTCCTGTGATGGGGGCAGTGGTCAGCAGGGTGGGGGCTGCTGCTGA